A genomic stretch from uncultured Pseudodesulfovibrio sp. includes:
- a CDS encoding pentapeptide repeat-containing protein, producing the protein MANEKHVAILKQGVEVWNKWRKDNPDEMPNLSHTDLSGTDLKEINFEGAFLFNVNFKKTNLTLATFTEAYLEKAMLQGANISWTWFTNTQVNDVKFDTSMVCRGATFNGCHGSQRFVRHVMDLDYLEEFEENHPNWYFWWHLTSKCGRSWARFSCCCMIIIAFFGAVLYHFDNVDHPFLTSVFSFSSFGFIDSTNRDFLELFVLALESLVGFIMFGCLVSLVATKMARRSG; encoded by the coding sequence ATGGCAAATGAAAAACATGTCGCAATCTTGAAGCAAGGCGTCGAAGTTTGGAATAAATGGAGAAAAGATAATCCGGACGAAATGCCGAACCTCAGCCATACTGACCTGAGTGGCACAGACCTTAAAGAAATAAATTTTGAAGGGGCCTTTCTCTTTAATGTAAACTTTAAAAAAACGAACCTTACACTTGCAACTTTCACAGAGGCGTACCTCGAAAAAGCAATGCTTCAAGGAGCAAATATTTCGTGGACATGGTTCACCAACACCCAAGTTAATGACGTAAAATTTGATACTAGTATGGTTTGCAGAGGTGCAACTTTCAATGGCTGTCATGGTAGCCAGCGTTTTGTCCGGCACGTTATGGATTTGGATTATCTTGAAGAATTCGAGGAAAACCACCCAAATTGGTATTTCTGGTGGCATCTGACATCCAAATGTGGTCGGTCGTGGGCTAGGTTTAGCTGCTGCTGTATGATCATAATTGCTTTTTTTGGGGCGGTTCTTTACCACTTTGACAACGTTGACCATCCTTTTCTTACTAGCGTTTTCTCCTTCTCTTCTTTTGGATTTATTGATTCTACCAATAGAGACTTTTTGGAACTTTTCGTATTGGCACTTGAATCCCTCGTAGGCTTCATAATGTTTGGATGCCTGGTGTCTTTGGTCGCCACTAAAATGGCCCGAAGGAGTGGTTAA